GTTGGGAGAACAACTATAATTGCTGCCCATAGGCTTTCAGGAATTATGCATGCTGATGAAATAATAGTTCTTGAAGAAGGCAAGATAGTAGAAAGAGGTACTCATGAAGAGTTAATTGCTCAAAATGGTTGGTACCATGAACAATTTACAATTCAGCAGCTGGAGGATCATAATGGAAAGTAGTACGTATCAAAAGAAATTCAGAACAGCTAAGCTGATGGAATACAGTAAAAAGACGTGGACGACATTGGCATTCGGTTTATTATTGTCTATGTTAGCGGTACTAACGGATCTTGCAGGTCCTTATATTATCTCTAAACTTCTGGACGGCGAATTAGTGGAAGGAATAGGTCCAAAGAATCCAAGTTTTTATTTTCTATTACTCGGAGTATTTCTTGTGACTATAATATTAGCTTCAATATTTAGATATCTAAATGTATATTATTTTAACAAGACCGCTAATAAGGTAGCAATGTTTATGCAGGAAGATGTATTTAGACATGTTCAGAAGATGCCTATTCCATTCTTTGACAAATTACCTGCAGGGAAAGTGGTCTCAAGGATTACAAATGACACAAAGGATGTTAGGGTACTATTCCAAGTCGTTTTATCACAGCTAATTACCGCTTTTGTCTATGCAACAGGAATTTTCATAAGCTTGGCATTGATAGATTATAAATTGGCGCTTATGGCTCTCGTACCAATGCCATTTGTAGCTATAATTTTCGTAGACTTTAAGAACAAATCAAAGAAATATAATTATGCCTATAGAAGGTATTTGAGTGACTTGAATGCCAATTTAAACGAAAATATACAAGGTATAGAAATCATTCATGCCTTTAATAGAGAAGACAGGATATACGAAGAGTTTGATGAGGTTAATAATAATGTCTATAAAGAGGGGCTAAACTTCACTAAACTATTTGCATATTCAGGTTTTAATGCAATGGGAACTCTTCAGTTTCTAAGCTTGGCAGGTGCATTGCTGTTTTTCGGATATGGTTCTATTATAAAAGCGTATCCGGTAACAGTTGGTATGCTCTACATTTTTATAGACTATATGACAAAGATATTTGACCATCTGACTAATGTGGTCTTAAGAGTTGGAGAGCTTGAAAAGGCAAGAGGGGCCGCAGATCACGTGTTTGAGCTCCTTCATATGGAAGCAATAGAATACGGTGGAGAGAAGTGCGATGAAATCAATGGTGTTGTAGATTATAATGATGTCAGTTTTGCATACAATGACGAAGATTATGTTCTCTCAAATGTCAGCTTTAAAGTAAATGAAGGTGAATCTGCTGCTTTTGTAGGGCATACCGGATCGGGCAAAAGTACGATAATGAATCTTTTATTAGGTTACTATAAACCTCAGTCGGGCAGCATCACAATTGATGGGGTGGATTTAAATAAAGTAGATTTAAGGGAACTGAGAAAGCATATGTCTATTGTTCTTCAGGATCCTTATCTATTCACAGGGGATTTAAAATCAAATATTACACTTTTTGATGACAGCATTTCAGATGAGGATGCCGAAAAAGCTCTAAGAGAGGTCGGAGGAGCCGGGCTTTTAAACAAACATTCTGATGGGATAAAGACAGAAGTTAAGGAAAAGGGCAGTACCTTCTCTGCCGGTGAAAGACAGCTTATCTCGTTTGCCAGAGCTCTTGTGAGGGATCCGAAGATTTTAGTTCTGGACGAGGCGACTTCTAATATAGATTCCGAGACAGAGGAGTTTATCCAGACCGGGATTGAGAGGCTGAAAAGAGGACGTACTACTTTTATAATTGCTCACAGATTGTCTACAATTAAGAATGTCGACACGATCTACGTTCTAGATAAGGGAAGGATTGTAGAGTCGGGAAGTCATGATGAGTTGATAGAAAAAGGCGGGATATATAGGAGGATGTATCTAGCACAGAGCTCAAAGTTTTAAATTTGTTTTCCGTTCGCAACTTGAATAAAATGCAGCTTTAGTTTTTCCGGAGATTTCAATACCGCTTCGCTTGAAAGAATGAAATCTAAGCCCTCCAAAACTAAAGCTGAATTTTATGGTCAAGAGCTCAAAGTCAAATAAATTTAAAATCTTTTCGCCTGGTGTACTAAAGGTAGCGACGTGAAGATGTCGCTTTTTTTAGTTTTTTTAGGCTCCATCTTTTGGCAGTCGAATTCACGCCAATCACTTCGTTCTTGGGAATTCTTTGCATGAAACCTACCTAAATTTCGAAGAGCATCTCAATTGGTTAGGTTGGTAAGGGAGCTGTCAACTGTGTTGACTGAGGGAGAGATATACAAAAGAGGAATTCGGAGAATTCTACTGCTATATTTAGAATTTCAACTAATCTCACATGATAATTTAACACATCTGATGAACTTTCAATTACGCTGAATGAGAGAATAACTTAAAGTTATTGAAATTCTCTTCTGTTCCAGGTTTTAAGAAAAACCGTTTATTATTCTTCCGGAGATTACAATACCGCTTTGCTTAAAGGGCGAAAAGTTTTAAATTTCTTCTCCGTTCATGATTTGGAGAAAAATTCGTTTCGGAGTTTCCGGTGATTCCAATACCGCTTCGCTTGAAAGAATAGAATCTAAACCCTACAGAACCATAAACGGATTTTTCTACTAAAACCTTCCAAAGTCAGATAATTTCAAGAACATTTCGTTGGGGTACTGGATGTAGCGACGAGGAGATGTCGCTTTTTTCTTTCTAAACCCTACAGAACATTAAACGGATTTTTCTACTAAAACCTTCCAAAGTCAGATAATTTCAAAAACATTTCGTTGGGTGTACTAGAGGTAGCGACGAAGAGATGTCGCTTTTTTAGTTAGAGCCTTACAGAACAATAAACGTGTTTTTCTAATAAAACTTCTAAAACAAGATAATTTCATAATCTTTTTGCCGTTGTAATGCAGGTAGAGAATAAGAGATATTGCATTTTTATTGTTTTTTCTTCTAGTATTTTTCCAGCCATTTTTATAAAATAATGATTGGGGACCTCACATTTTTTACAATTAAGTGTTATAATCAATATATGACAAAAAAATTTGATAATAATAATGTATACAATTTAATAGCTACTGTGAATTTTGGCCTTGAGGCTGTTGTTAAGAGGGAGCTTATTAAGCTTGGGTTTGAGGATTTGAAGGTTTCTGATCGGAAGATTGAGTTTTCAGGGACTGCGGAGGATATTGCGAGATGCAATATTTGGCTTAGGTCTGCTGAGAGGGTTTATATTAAGCTTGCTGAGTTTGAAGCGCTTACTTTTGAGGAGCTCTTTGATAAGACGAAGGCTTTGCCTTGGGCGGATTTACTGCCTGTAGATGCTGAGTTTCCGGTGCAGGGAAGGACGCATAAGTCAAAACTCTTTAGTATTTCGGATTCCCAGTCTATTGTGAAAAAGGCGATAGTGGAGAAACTTAAGGAGAGTTATGATGTCGAGTGGTTTTCTGAAAAGGGACCGAGGTACAAGCTTGAAATCCAGATGCTTAACGATATGGCGATAATTACCTTGGATACATCGGGAGATGGGCTTCACAAACGGGGATATAGGAATAGGGCAGGAGATGCTCCACTAAAGGAGACTATTGCTGCTGCTATGATTCAATTGTCGTACTGGAACCCGGACAGGATTTTGTATGATCCTTTCTGCGGCTCAGGGACTATTCCGATAGAGGCTGCGATGATTGGTAGAAATATTGCGCCGGGGCTTGATAGGGATTTTGATTCTGCGCATTGGAGTATTGTCGGCGAAGAAGTGTACAAGTCGGTCAAGCAGGATGCGATGTCCGTTATCGATAATGATATAAGGCTTGAAATCCTTGGCTCTGATATTGACAAGAGATCTATTCTCAGGGCGCGTGATAATGCGGCAAATATAGGATTGTCTGACGATATCCAGTTTTTTATGAAGGATATGAGGGATGTCGATCTGACCAATGATTATGGAGTTGTTATAACCAATCCGCCTTATGGAGAGAGAATGGGCGAGATTGAAGAGATAAAGAAATTATACAGGGATTTAGGTGCTAAGTTTAAGGAACTCGATACTTGGTCAATATATGTAATAACTGCTTTCGATCAGTTTGAGAAGTACTATGGCAAGAGAGCCGATAGAAAGAGGAAATTATATAATGCTAAGCTGAAGGTGGATTATTACCAGTTTTATGGACCTAGACCGGAGTAGATGAGTGTTGGATTTACGGATAATTATTTAATTATTAGCCAAAGGAGTACGAGATGAATATGGGGAAAACACCTGAAGAATTACTTACAATTGAATTATGTGAATTGAATGTTCAGGTTTTAGAATCTATGGACGACTGGGTTAGGGTTATAGACAGGAATGGTAGAATTCTATTCATTAACAAGTCGATGAAAACCAGTTGTAAGACGCATGATCCTAATATTGCATGCTCTTTTGAAGAGGATATTATCATGGGTGATTCGGTGGTGCCTAGATCTGTTTCACTCATTACTCTACTTACCAGGAAGACTTATAATAAAGAGATAATTTTTATGGGTAAGGAGTATTCTGTGAAGAGTTCTCCCGTCATCGGTGAAGATGGGGAGGTAGTCGCTGCCGTTGAAGTTTTTAGAGATATAAGCTCTGAAATACATATACGAAGAGAACTTTTCAATGCAAATAAGATGATGTCGGATGATATTAAATTCGCAAGGAGTATTCAGGCTCAATTATTGCCTGAAAAGGGAAGGGTTGGAGACTTGGATGTGGACTATTATTATCAGCCTTCAAAGCAATTATCCGGAGATTTATTTGATATAATAAAGATTGATGACGATAAAGTTGGAATCTATATTTGTGATGTAGTCGGACATGGGGTTGGAGCTTCTATGCTCACTATGTTTATAAAACAGACTACAAGAGCTATTGTTACTGAACTGGGCGGTGCCAGTCCGTCGACTACTCTTTACGAGCTAAGAGCGAGGTTTGGTGAGATGAATTTGGCAGAGAATCTCTACTTTACTATGTTCTATGGGGTTTATTCCAGAAAAGAAAGATCTTTCAGTTATTCGAATGCCGGACATAATTGTTGTCCGATTGTAAAACTTGATGACAGATACAAGGTTTTGGAAATAACCGGTGTGCCAATATGTGATTTATTTAGGGAAATGACCTATAAAGAGGATAAAATAAGGCTTGAAAAAGGTGATAAACTCATCTTTTATACCGATGGATTTACGGAATCCAAAAATTATGACAGAGAAGAGTTTGGGCATGAAAGGTTTACAGAGGCAATAATGAAACCCGGAGATATAATTGAGAATGTGGTAGGAGAGGTAACTAAGTTTAGTTGGGGCGAAGTTTTTGACGATATGGCTATTATGGTTGCTACTCTAATCGATTAAGGAGGATTACTATGGGCGAACTAAAATTGGATTTGAAATACTCAGGCGTTTTGGAGAATTTAACGGGTGTAGAAACTAAGGCTCTTGCAGCATTGAAATCTCTACAAACCGGTGATAGACCTGGAAATGATTTTCTTGGTTGGGTTGAGTTACCTACCAAGTATGACAAAGAAGAATTTGACAGAATAAAAAGAGTTACAGCTAAAATTAGAAATGACAGTGAAGTTCTTGTAGTAATAGGCATAGGTGGTTCTTATCTGGGAGCAAGGGCTGTTATTGAGGCATTATCTAAAAGATACAGAAAAGAAAAGGAATTAGAGGTATTGTTTGCAGGAAATCATTTAAGCTCAACAGAATTACTGGAATTATTGGAATATATACAAGATAAGCAGGTCAGTTTAAATGTTATCTCTAAATCAGGAACTACTACAGAACCTGCAATTGCTTTTA
The sequence above is a segment of the Peptoniphilaceae bacterium AMB_02 genome. Coding sequences within it:
- a CDS encoding SpoIIE family protein phosphatase, with product MNMGKTPEELLTIELCELNVQVLESMDDWVRVIDRNGRILFINKSMKTSCKTHDPNIACSFEEDIIMGDSVVPRSVSLITLLTRKTYNKEIIFMGKEYSVKSSPVIGEDGEVVAAVEVFRDISSEIHIRRELFNANKMMSDDIKFARSIQAQLLPEKGRVGDLDVDYYYQPSKQLSGDLFDIIKIDDDKVGIYICDVVGHGVGASMLTMFIKQTTRAIVTELGGASPSTTLYELRARFGEMNLAENLYFTMFYGVYSRKERSFSYSNAGHNCCPIVKLDDRYKVLEITGVPICDLFREMTYKEDKIRLEKGDKLIFYTDGFTESKNYDREEFGHERFTEAIMKPGDIIENVVGEVTKFSWGEVFDDMAIMVATLID
- a CDS encoding ABC transporter ATP-binding protein, producing the protein MESSTYQKKFRTAKLMEYSKKTWTTLAFGLLLSMLAVLTDLAGPYIISKLLDGELVEGIGPKNPSFYFLLLGVFLVTIILASIFRYLNVYYFNKTANKVAMFMQEDVFRHVQKMPIPFFDKLPAGKVVSRITNDTKDVRVLFQVVLSQLITAFVYATGIFISLALIDYKLALMALVPMPFVAIIFVDFKNKSKKYNYAYRRYLSDLNANLNENIQGIEIIHAFNREDRIYEEFDEVNNNVYKEGLNFTKLFAYSGFNAMGTLQFLSLAGALLFFGYGSIIKAYPVTVGMLYIFIDYMTKIFDHLTNVVLRVGELEKARGAADHVFELLHMEAIEYGGEKCDEINGVVDYNDVSFAYNDEDYVLSNVSFKVNEGESAAFVGHTGSGKSTIMNLLLGYYKPQSGSITIDGVDLNKVDLRELRKHMSIVLQDPYLFTGDLKSNITLFDDSISDEDAEKALREVGGAGLLNKHSDGIKTEVKEKGSTFSAGERQLISFARALVRDPKILVLDEATSNIDSETEEFIQTGIERLKRGRTTFIIAHRLSTIKNVDTIYVLDKGRIVESGSHDELIEKGGIYRRMYLAQSSKF
- a CDS encoding class I SAM-dependent RNA methyltransferase, producing the protein MTKKFDNNNVYNLIATVNFGLEAVVKRELIKLGFEDLKVSDRKIEFSGTAEDIARCNIWLRSAERVYIKLAEFEALTFEELFDKTKALPWADLLPVDAEFPVQGRTHKSKLFSISDSQSIVKKAIVEKLKESYDVEWFSEKGPRYKLEIQMLNDMAIITLDTSGDGLHKRGYRNRAGDAPLKETIAAAMIQLSYWNPDRILYDPFCGSGTIPIEAAMIGRNIAPGLDRDFDSAHWSIVGEEVYKSVKQDAMSVIDNDIRLEILGSDIDKRSILRARDNAANIGLSDDIQFFMKDMRDVDLTNDYGVVITNPPYGERMGEIEEIKKLYRDLGAKFKELDTWSIYVITAFDQFEKYYGKRADRKRKLYNAKLKVDYYQFYGPRPE